Within Diabrotica virgifera virgifera chromosome 7, PGI_DIABVI_V3a, the genomic segment caaggttcgttctttgtctaaattcattgtcatttatttttattggtcctaatattgctcttagtatttttctttcttgtattctaaggttttcctcttgtttttttgtcatgctaagagtttcggctgcatacatcatcgtcggtcgaattattgttttgtatactttcatttttgatttcttactcaataacttatttttaagtaattttttatttgcatggaagctcttatttgctgtaataatcctttctttgatttcggtttctctttctccattgtttgttattaatattcctaaatatttaaatttttcgacttcttcaaaagtgtattctcctactctaacctttctgttttcaaagtttttgtcaaatctcattattttggttttctcttggtttatttttaatcccattacttttccttctgttaccatttcgtttaacattcgttccattgtttttctattttttgttattagcacaatatcatcagcgtatgctattatttgtccttctctcgttcggagggtgcctttgttgatcttcctgacgacgtattctagggcaagattaaacagagttgctgataatgaatctccttgtctcacccctttattgatgacaaattcttctgtgtcgcctacttgagtttttatactaactacagttctactcattgtcatttgtattaatcttcttaatttatgttgtattcccatttctttcagagctaccattagttttgatctatttattgtatcaaatgcttgtcgaaaatctataaaaagcagttcaatttctattttatatccatgagctttttccataatttgtttaactgtatgtatggcatctgttgtagactttcccttaacaaatccgcattgatagtgtcctatgatattcgtggtagcttcggtcagtcttcgttgtattaaggcggacatgattttatatgctgtgtttaatagcgtcagtcctctgtagtttttacacatctgttgatctccttttttatgaatcgtgataatttgtcctttgtaccattcttccggcattttttcttcgtcccatatgtcttttattaaattgtataatctatcttttaattcttcaccaccatattttataagctccatattgatacagtccgatcctgaggctttaccattacggctgctattaataatttcctcaacttcctcttttgttggtatttgtagctggtttcctaacatcattgtctcttctcctctgttttcatttaggtcttgatcttgttgttctgttaataattctttaaaatagttagtccaaatttctttatactcttcatcgttttctgatacttttccatttttatcttttatgctttttatctttcctttaaacgttttgttctgctcactaattttcttatagaattcttttgtgtttctgttcttactctctttttctatttcttttatcttatcatccaaccactcacgtctaattttccttatttttttcttacatgcatgccttattatattgtattcttccctataatcctgtctatttgttcttatccacatttgtctcatttctaccttcttttttaacattttatggcattcttcattataccattcttgtctttttttgtttctttttatccctacgtgtacttccgctgtttcatttatacatttttttatatttctccattctgtttctatatcctttgtaggtttagattgttccttcagttttttgttcatgtcatcagcatatttaatccttatgtctggagtattcagtttttctacgtgccatttattttttgttgtcgtgttttttagtgttcttttgactttttgtcttacttttgcagtcaccataaaatggtctgtgtctgcatgtgcacctctgtaggacctcacgtctgttaccgatgtttgcttccttcttgtaatcagaatatggtctatttgtgaccatgttttttggtctggggaaatccacgtcactttatggtatttgggatgttcgaattttgtactaacgataatcatattggtactagatgctagattacataatcgttggccattgtcgttagttttttcgtgtattgtgtgcttacctgctacttggttaatgtagtcttccttacctatttgggcattaaaatctcccattaccagtattgtgtcttctctaggtaacttctccatttctcgttcgagttcctcatacaatttgtctttttcctccgcagtagcactttcagttggggcatatacgtttatgattgatatattaaatggtttggcgttaattctcaggtaagccatacgttcatttattggtttaaattgcataatgttattttttatttttcccataattatgaaagcaactccatattgaccttgtttttcatgtcccgagtactgtagtgtgtagttttttctatttatttctccttgacctgcccatctgatttcttgaatcactgcaatatcaatttggtatctttctagttctgagacgatatcctgcatttttcctggttcaagcattgttctgatgttccacgtacttatttttagttgatcacattttttcggttttttattatatttttttgtgttcgtatgttttattttatctaatctgttcaggtccttttcctttgccattttcgtgtccgttttttgtgttgtatccaatatttgtttttttatcagttttttggcgtgtcctgctttgccctttccagttcattcttctctttgttccatttccattcagtcccgtcaataattaatttttgataacctactctagtgttcttaccgttttctttttgaaattttgcaattctccgtatttcttgttgtattttcatctcttcttgcgttagatcgttattgatatatatttccggctttgaattccttagtttgtttttgttcttcataatttttattttttcatttttgttttttagttttacaagacatgttttgtcccctattttataagcttcttctatttctactttaatacctaattctctttccacgaaatctgccataacctcattgactacatttgggttatttgtatccatcggtagaccctggacaataacattgttagcttttctctctttctcgaacttttctaccttcattttcactgtctttagttcctgtttcatttcatcattttctttttgtagttgttggttactttgtttgaattcatttatttcttttcttaattCTCGGAGGTCATTTCTATATTCTCGTTGTTCTTCTTTTATTCCTTTTACCTCCGATGTTAAACTTTGTGTTTGATCTGTTAAATTTTGCATCATTTTTAAAAGCTGATCAATTTTGTTTTCATCTTTCTGTTGTTTGGTTGGTGTTCTGGATAGTTTCTTGCTcttgttaaaaatattgtctgcatCTATCTCTAGacttctctttttactgtctTCTGAGGTGTAATCATTATCACTATCCaccattttttatgtatttgtactCTATATTAAAGCAAGCGATAAGCTCTAGTTCCCCAGTCGACCCGGCGAAGGCTCTAGAACTTCTCAAGCAATAATTGAGTATgactttaaatatattaaaattctttttacttcgaaatcttgtttacttagtttattattaattgattgatttcctttcttggatttttaaaactttttggaaaACCGGCAACGTCGCTTTTAATTTGATCAAGACTTGTTCTCTTATCTGTTGTCAAAAGAACTGGAATTTATAAAATGTCGTTTGTTTTGATTAACATAAAATGTTCTATAAGTTACTTATAGGCCGATTTTTGCCACTATTTTTTGCACTTTAGATAGTTTATGACCTTATACAAATGTTCGCATatagttaatattttatttcgcACTATTACCTCAAAAATCGGAATAAACTCTGGTGAAAATGTTTAACACTTTTATTTCGCACAATGCGTTGTTGCCACCCCATTACCCATTTGGACATTACCTGAAGTAAAAAATTTCTTTGTAAAGCAATTTTTAAGTAAAcagaattaaataataatagttacattaaaaaaaatttgctaTAGCTATAGataattccaaaatttatgtattttgtttttagaGTGCTTGGTACTTGAAAGtgttaaaaaattatagaaaatttaaccaaaaaatttctacagattattgtatttaaatgtttatttaaatataaagaaaatggTGTATTAGGAAATCTAGAtagattacaaaaaaaaaaagacaaaactATCATGAACAATATCCATTCCaaaactttccattttttaacaaaatgtcgaaacccaaaagactccatctttaaacaaataaatgtttaaaattaataaatctttggatttcttagttcggaaacagattctctcttatacctattccgatccttctaaaaattgcaaggaaaagggtgattaatgtagagacatggggagtctacatagttgcactccacaacatatcaattcaccgaggtaaagatcaacaaatctgcttcctagtactcgatacgtgagtaaaaccgtaggtagataaaaggcattatatttaatttcgattcagataTCATTAccattacgtattttttatgggaaataagccacaattttactaaaaaatgaatttattaacgtttcgaagcccaaatcgggtttcgttgtcaaaatacaaaatactattaaaataaaacaaacatgttgttgctaagtaaaaaaattcttctaataatttatttaatctgactcatttatattggcaattcagatgtatattatacattttaaagtagaagactttaaaatgatatcgccaatatttatgagttgcgtttctgggacgactttactaaaagatagttcattcgatttcatgtaatcgaatgaactatcttttagtaaagtcgtcccaggaacgcaactcataaatattggcgatatcattttaaagtcttctactttaaaatgtataatatacatctgaattgccaatataaatgagtcagattaaataaattattagaagaattttttttttacttagcaacaacatgtttgttttattttaatagtattttgtattttgacaacgaaacccgatttgggcttcgaaacgttaataaattcattttttagtaaaattgtggcttatttcccataaaaaatacgtaattataaaaatgccacaaggaaatagcttcagaatatcattaccatctttctatggaacatttcgaactcttttgttctcgtcATGAAAGCATATGTAATGATGCTCATGTAATGATGAGCATCATTAGGTACATATGCTTTCCTgacgagaacaaaagagttcgaaatagtccatagaaagatggtaatgatgtctgaatcgaaattaaatataatgccttttatctttCCCTTTTTTATTAAAAAGCCCACCTCAGGACGGTATTAATAGGTTACATTAACCATTAATATTACTATAAAGTTGTATTTCTTTATGTACAATTATTATTACTTCTTCAATTCAAATACATTGGAGACATGCACCAgaagaaaaataatattaattaaaaaattatgtagAGTTTGAAATGCTTCTTTTCAATATAACTCGAAAAAATGGCCTGCTTCCTTCGTTCCTTCTATGATGTTTTGATAATAGTGGCCATTCATAACTTTTACGGTATCATCGAGAATCACATTAGTTTCTTAAACCCTAACAATTAATTGCGTCGTGCTACACCACATTCCTTTTATCATGGTTTAGTTTTTTAACAGCTTAATTCTTTAACAGCTATGGCATTACAGAGGAACTTATACTTACTGTTTAAAAGTCTGTAGATTTGTTTTGCTCTTCTCAGTGAGTTGATGGTTTTCAACAAATACTCCCGGTTTGTTTTTTTTGACGAATTAACCTTATTGGTTGTCTTCATTATTCTCAAGCACTCTTATTTTCTTTAAGTAGGGCAGAGGTTGCGCCTTTTGTAGGTTTGTTGGATTATGTTAGTGTAGCGATAGTCTATTCCGCATTCTGTCAgtacttttaacattttttgCTGGTTTATAGTATCGattgctttctcgtagtccacgaatatcagtgccaacgATTGTTGGATTTTGCAAATTTCTCTGTTAGGTTCTTCATGTTTTTATTCTAAATGCCCTGGCGCCATCTGTTGAAAATGTAAAAGACTATATTTATTGACATGCTGTTGGCAAATGTAATAATAGGATTATTTTACTACACACATAATATAAACTCTTAATTGAACCAAAATAAATCCACTTTTTACGTTTAATACCTATCTGTagtatgtatattatataatttttataacatAAACATAAAGTaaggataaataaataataactataattgataattaatgaccggttttcaattaaaaattagTTCAATATCACAATAATTGCATATAAAACAGAATTATGACACAACTCCTGCTATATGAAAGTTCAGTTACACGAAGtattatgtaaataaattaaCAAATTAGATCCGTAGTTTTGCtggactttaaaaatatttaaaaacacaAAGAAGCATTTAATGGAAGTGAGAACcgtgaaataaaaattaaaacatagcTTCGCGAATTGTAACGTTACGCGTAAAGGCATACTTTGTTTTAATGATTTAATTTATATAACAATACATAATGATAAACATTGTGTTGTGAACTAGGTGCCTGTGCTTGTTTGATTTAAAGTTTTTTAATGATTTAAGGTTTGAGAGTGATCCTGATAAATTTAATTGAAGTTCAAGCTCAATGAAGCTTGGTGATGATGTGAACAACACTATTCTTCTCCACAATAAAACAACTACCAAGAGTGAGTGGATGATAAAAGAAATATTAGAGATGATAAAACAATGCAGGCAGGACCAGTGATATATTTAATACTTGGAAAATATTTACAGCTAATTTTTTGTTCAACGATCACAGAACACGAAATCCACCACAACTCCATTTGTATGTAAAGCTGAGGTTGTACACGTTATCAAACTGTTAAAGAGTAACATAGCTCTAAAATCAGATGGTAAGTATGCAAAAACAATCAAGTTACTTAAGAGCACagagtagcgatcaacaggtagcaacaaacgcggtccaagattgcgaaagttctgcgaactttcaaaagtgaggcaacagtgcgtcggtaattcgacactgacagtgacgtttatactatcaaaaacaataaatatttttatatacataggcgcgaaatgttgccaagtcagtgacgttcgattccttgttataaaaaatagatttttagtagttcccatatgacacaaaatctaggcacgggataaaaaagtttatttgaagaaagtgtattttttgtctttcttaatgatGGCACatgctccttttttcaatattttatttagttatagagcaatttccacatactaacatatttctgaaattgggctctgtactgccattctttattatacttattacgaatatgtgtgcctaatatctcgacaaaatattcaaaattagagccgcaatcttggaacgcgtttgttgctacctgttgatcgctactgtttgctcttaatgaAAAAACGTAGACATTATGGTGAAGCTCTTTAACAACATCTACGATATGGGCCAGATTCCAAAAGATTGGCTTCGTTCTACATTTATCGCTCTACCCAAAACACAACGTCTGAAGTTCTGCAAGGACCACCGACCAATAAACTCTGAGGAAagctttcaagaagcagtggatgatgttgaagccggaattcgaattaacggagaatgtatcaataacataagataagcagacgacacggtggtattcgctTACAGCTCTGAAGCCCtccaggagttaatgaacagaatcgcagaagtcagtcagagatacggaatTTCACTAAACATTAAGAAAACAATGTATATGATGATATCTAAGagaaacagcaatttggacgaatcagtgtgaacggtccacaaatagaaagagtaaaaacatacacctactttggtacgaacgtcaatgaaaattgatGAGATttcatagaaatcaaatgtaggatgaagaaagcaagatctgcatttcaaaaaatggctaagttattcaaatgtcataatttgtcgatacccataaaaatcaggttagtacgatgttatatcttttctatactgttgtacggagttgagtcgtggactctcacagacgccacctgcaagaaaattaaagctttatcgtcgaatcctgaaaaTAACTTATACCGACCGCATTACTTatcagggtgttttgctgagaatgcaaaaagaaaaagagccgttaatcaaaataaaaacagccaaaatcgaatacctccaacacatcatgaggaacagtgaaagatatgaactgctgcaactaatcttgcaagaaaaagtagaaggaaagcgaggaccaggaaggtgaagaatttcctggctgaaaaatctacgtacgtggttcaacacaacaactacaaatctttttaaagcagcagtgtgcaaagtacagattgccatgatgatcgctaACATCCGAAACAGATAGGctctacaagaagaagaagacgtgaagatgttgcacattatattttgtatactttggacgataatatatagtttaaagcatcCGAAAAGCTAGGTGGGCCACTGCCCCCCTGCCCATGAGTATGGGCGTCTATGGAAATAGTATACGTCTTAAAAATTTCAACTAAACAGAAGATTTCTCAATTCAGGAGAAATCAggagaggagaaaaacagaatatttCTGCCATATAATTAGAAAACCTAAATTCCAACTTGCctaataatacaaggaaaagtggaggtgtacaggatttatattagcatcaaaagaaataagattaatatatatcgatttaatttttaaaggtcTTACACAAACATTATTGTTTATATGTAGTAAAATAAATAGGTGACAATGATTTCACAATGTAGGGCATTCGTTTATAGAATACCcaagtcagcgattttgatattaTGAGTACTTCACGGTCACAACGGTGTCGCCAATCATAACAAACCAATAATgagtttatttatagatacgaAGAAAGTAAAAGAGATAATTCTTTATGCATCATTCATTATTCAGACATCAAGTAGTTAGAATATAGACTTCGCCCACCAACCCCTAGCAGAGGAAGTTTATCTCCCTTACAAACCTATTACATTATAGAGGGAAAGAGATAGGTTGGTCGAAAGAAATGTTGATGGCTGCCTAATATTAGGCAACGGTATGATTCCAGATTAAAAGGATTATttcgcagcagccgatagagaaagatttcaggaaattgtaaacaataTGACGGCCAACGTATGAATATATACAGGACACCTAAAGAAGAGAAGAAGTACGCCATCAAACGCCCTTTCAAAATCAATTTAGAATATATATTAAACCTTTCTTCGTTCGCAATTTCGTTGAACGAGTATTTCCATAGAAAATAGTGATTCTCTACTTTCAAGACATTTCTGGAACCCAAACTGATCTTTATTAATTATTTCTTCACACTTGTTTTCTGTTCACTTCACAGTTCAATTCTGTCTAGCTAGAGGAATGTGCAACAATATTTTAATGACATAACATAATGAATCTACCATAAGTGATAACATGTCTTAACATTTTGTTTcgtttactaaaataaaacaaaacataaaaatacaATACTATTTTTAGTTTCAGTACTCTACTCGTAGAGTCATAGTACAGAGTATGGTTAACTTGGCATATTATTTCGCTTAAGTATGAAATTCCATAGATAAGAATTTCTACTTAAAAAGTTCTTTCTTCTGAAGCTAAAGAATTTTCAATTAAACAGGTCAAGTTGACGGTTTCCTATGGCAGTTAAAAAAACattattgttttttatgtttagttTCTATATTACACCTTTAAGTAACCACCTATTATTCCTTCAAGTAACCATCAATTCTGCAAAGAGTTTATAACATTTAATCTTTTGTTTCAGACCGCAGTACTCGCCTTCTTAGCTTATTTGGCCGCTTTAACGGCAGCACAATACAACTTTGGAGTCTTTGGTGACCCCTTCAGAGGTTTCGGAGGTGGACTGGGTGCCATACAAGCCACGAGAGATCCTAGACAAAACACAGGGCCAGTGGTGTTCCCTCCAGCCCCACCAGACAGTGGAGAAACTAGCGGTGTAGTAGTAGGTGCTTCAGGGTATGGATTTGTACCACCACAAAGTAAGTACTGATATAACATATCCATAAGGTTCATTTATTCAAGTGTAAATATTAGTATCAATCTTTTGTAATCGATAGACTGCAAAATATGTAAGATGGTGTCAATTATATGGCCTCTCTACACTTccatttaataatattttgtgcGGAACCCTAATCTATTTATTTAAACTGAAAAAAGTCTATATTTCTGGTTGAAATTGCTCAGCTTTGTACTTAAGACGTTTCCAAAACATGCTGTGCAGTTATATAGTATTTTGTCGTCTTTTTGCTTGGGCAAAAAGCTTCGATGATCTGGTACCTAAACAAGCTCAACCTAGTTCCGGTTTTTCAGTTCATTTAGTTCTTTGATGCAGTTCCACATCAGTGTGGACGTCACTTCCTGATATTCCAGATTTTCTATCTAATGCCGCTTGACTTTAAACTTTATTTCTGGTGGAAATAACTTGCATCAAAGTATATTATTTGGctatttctacaattattaataaatgGTGCCCAGAAATCTATTGCatcggaatttttttttaatgaaatgtCTGAAAAGTAATTATGCCTGAGAATTCTACGGAATGGctggaaaaaatgtttaatatcccTCAAGGTAACAAATGATGTGTACTGGAAGGGCTGATATGGTTTACTTACGCACATGTCCACATTTTGGAAACGTCGGTATTTATTTTGCAACATAGCAACATATCCTGCAAACAATATCTATAAGCAAA encodes:
- the LOC126888381 gene encoding uncharacterized protein LOC126888381 isoform X2, with translation MRFTAVLAFLAYLAALTAAQYNFGVFGDPFRGFGGGLGAIQATRDPRQNTGPVVFPPAPPDSGETSGVVVGASGYGFVPPQRPRHG
- the LOC126888381 gene encoding uncharacterized protein LOC126888381 isoform X1, with translation MRFTAVLAFLAYLAALTAAQYNFGVFGDPFRGFGGGLGAIQATRDPRQNTGPVVFPPAPPDSGETSGVVVGASGYGFVPPQRSPYHSFFSYF